The Poriferisphaera corsica DNA segment ATCGACATGTGACTCCGCGGCCATATGAACGATGGCATCAGCAGAAGCTATAAGTTTATTAACAAGGGGGCGATCGTTGATGTTGCCGTGAACGAATGTGTAGCGTGGGTTGGATTCAAGGTCGACAAGATTTTGTCTATTGCCTGCATAGGTGAGGGCATCGAGGTTAGTGATGTGTGGGATGTCGGTATGGTTGATGAGATGGCGAATGAAGTTGGTACCGATGAAGCCGCAACCGCCGGTGATGAGAAGGTGATTGAAGTGGTGTTGTGTTGGGGGGTTAGTCATTGTTGAAGCCGTGTCGTGCGACCATTTGGCGGGCATAATCAAGGCTGTCGAATGTGCCTACGTCGGCCCACCAGCCTTGGAGTGAGGTATGGTGTATTTTACCTTGTTTGAGGAGGGTTGCGTTGAGGTCTGAGATTTCAAGTTCGCCGCGGGATGATGGTTTTAGGGTACGGCAGAGTGGGAAAATAGTTGGTGGATAGAAGTAGATGCCGGCAATGGCTAGATCTGATTGAGGCTGAGTGGGTTTTTCGGTGATATCGACGAGTTGATGATTGGTGTTGAGCGTGGCGATGCCGTACCGGGCGGGATCGGAAACTTGTTTGAGGAGGATGAGCGATTGATCGGGGTTGCCGAGGAAAGCTTGATGTGCGGTATGGAGGGTTGAGCCGAGGAGCTGATCGCCGAGCATGACGCAGGTGGGGGTATTGATGTGGGGTTCGGCTTGCATGAGTGCATCGGCAACGCCGCGAGGCTCGGGCTGGGGAATGATGCGGAAGGAATTGAGGTTGAATTGATCGGGGATATGCGCGAGGGCGGATTGAAAGGCGGGGACGTACTCGGAGTTGGTGACGATGATGAGATCACGGATGCCGAGTGTTGTCAGGGAATGGATGGGGTAGAGGATCATTGGGAGATCGGCGATCGGGATGAGGTGCTTGTTGAGGTTATTGGTGAGGGGTTGAAGGCGCGTACCACGGCCGCCAGCAAGGATGATGCCAGTGAGATTTGTGGGGTTGGTGGTCAATGTTTGATCCTGGGAATACGGTGATGGCTGTGAATGCGGTCATGATACCGCTGAATGGTGAGAGAAGTTATCCACTGCGAGCGTGAGTGTGTCTGGAAAAGAGACAGAGTCATTGAAGATACATCGGGAGAGTTACGGTGAGAGGTAAATAAAATTACGGTAAATCATTAGTGTGGCTCCTGATAGCGGATAGCGATGATGTTGAAGATGTTTACGGACTGCCGATGGAATGCGTATGATGATTGTGAGGTTGTTTATGTAGTTGTTAGGTGGGCGGGTGTGGAATCTGTCGTGCTTTGATGTGGTTGCGCGGCCTCGTGGAACCAGACAATATGCTGCAAAAAGCGAAGCAAAAATCTTGGGATGCGTTGGAAACGCTGGCGCTTATTGGTACGTACACGCCACGACGATGCGGTATTGCAACATTTACCAATGACTTGACGGAAGCGTTGTCATCGGCTGCGCCGGAGATCAATACGACGGCGGTCGCAATGAACGATCGCGCGGAGGGTTATCGGTATAACAAACGGGTATGGTTTGAGGTGAATCAGTCACGGCTGGTTGAGTACCGACTGGCGGCTGACTTTTTGAATATGTCGTCGGTTGATGTGGTTTGCCTACAGCATGAGTTTGGGATTTTTGGTGGGCATGATGGGTCGTATATTTTGGAGATGCTAAGAAGACTGCGGATGCCGGTGGTAACGACATTACACACGGTATTGAAAGAGCCGACGGACGGCCAGTTGCGTGTGATGCGGCAATTAAATGAGTTGTGTGATCAGTTTGTGGTGATGGCACATCGTGCGGAATCTTTTTTGTGTGATATTTATGAGATCCCACGCGACAAGATCACGATCATTCCGCATGGGATACCGGAGGTGCCGTTTGTTGATCCGGCTTACTTTAAAGATTTGTTTGGAGTTGAAGGAAAGAAGGTCATTTTGACGTTCGGGCTTTTGGGGCCATCAAAGGGTTTGGAGAATATGATCGAGGCGATGCCTGCGATCGTTGCGAAGCACCCAGATGCGGTATATATCGTGTTGGGGGCGACTCACCCAGGTGTGATTGCACATCAAGGCGAAGAGTATCGCTTAGGCTTGCAGAAGCGCGCGAAAGAGTTGGGTGTTGCGGAGAATATTATTTGGGTGAACCGGTATGTGGATTTGGATGAATTGCTGGAGTTTTTGGGCTCGGCGGATGTGTATGTGACGCCGTATTTGAATGAGGCGCAGATCACGTCGGGGACTTTGTGTTATGCGTTAGGCAGTGGGAAGCCGGTAGTGTCGACACCGTATTGGCATGCGGAAGAGTTGCTAGCAGATGGGCGCGGGAAGCTGGTGCCGTTTGGGGATACGAAGCAATTGGCGAATGGGATCAATGAGCTGTTTGATCACGAGGCGGAGCGGCACGCGATACGAAAGAAGGCGTATCAGCATACACGGCCGATGGTTTGGGAAAATGTAGCGAGCGAGTATTTGAATTTATTTCAACGTGTGAGGACGCATCGTAATCGAGCGCCAAAGCCAAACTTTACGGCGCGGCCGTCAATCATGTCGAGCATGAAGACGCCGGAGCTGACGGAAATCAAGCTGGATCAGTTGATTAATCTGACAGACGGGACAGGGATTTTACAGGCTGCGCAAGCGACGGTGCCGGATCGCCATGCGGGGTACACGACGGATGACAATGCGCGGGCGCTGATCGTTACATTAATTGCGCAGGATCATTTACCGACACTGACAGGATCGCCTGGAAGAAGATATGCGACACCGGGGCCGACAGATAGCAAGACACTGCCGACGGGGTATCTGGATGATATGTCTACGCGCTATTTATCATTTTTGGGGCATGCATTTAATACGGAAACTGCTCGTTTTAGGCATCGGATGAATTATGAGCGGCAGTGGATGGATGACGTGGGATCGGAAGAATCGCATGGACGATCTATCTGGGCATTAGGCGAAACGGTTGCACGATCGCCATCTCGTGGGCAGATGACGTTTGCGGCAAATCTTTTCCAGCAGGCATTAGATTCGTGTACACAATTGCAGACGCCGCATGGGATCGCGTTTTCGCTGATTGGGATTCATGCCTATCTGCGACGGTTCTCAGGGGATTCGCATGCTCGGCGTGTGAGAGAAAATCTGGCGCATAAGCTGTTCCACTCGTTTAACACACATGGCGATCATGATTGGCCATGGCTAAGCGATCAGATGACGTATGCCAATGCGCAGGTGCCGCATGCACTACTGCTATCGGGGCGGTGGATGTTTAATAATGAGATGATTCAGAAAGCGCTACATGTCTTGGAGTGGTTATATCATGTGGAGCTTGGCGAGGATGAACATTTTGCACCGATTGGTTCGGACGGTTGGCTGAAACGTGGCCAAAATAAGGCGAGGTTCAATCAGTTACCGCTGGAGGCGTCTGGGATGATCGCGGCAACACTTGAGGCATATCGTGTGACGAACGACAAGAAATGGGTGGAACGATCATACCGATGCTTGAATTGGTTCTTGGGCGAGAATGATCTGCGACAGCCACTATACGACCCATCGACAGGTGGGTGTGCTGAAGTGTTGTTGCCGCATGGGGTGTCAGAGAACCAATCAGCAGAGGCGACGACGTGTTGGCTGTTTGGGTTGCTGTCGTTATATGACCATATACAGTCAGAAGATGCGGCGTCACATACAATTACAGCCGCGGAGCCGGGGGGAGCTATGACTGGAGATCGCCATGAGGCGGCCTTGTCACGTTATAAGACAGAGCAGAAGCAGTCGTGAAGTGAGCTTATCGTGCTGTAAAGGTTTGATGGGGGTGAAATATTTTTCGGATATAGAAGATTCTAATTGGGCACGGATTGAGTCTATGAATGGGCTTGATTGAGAAATGCCTTCTATGTGGCTGGGTGTACTTGGCCAGTTTAATTCTCCTTTTGTACAATCTGCATCATGAGCGAAGAAAATAACGAAATCGTTGAAAAAGTTGTCATTATCGGTTCTGGGCCTGCGGGCTGGACGGCTGCGATTTATGCGGCGCGAGCGAACCTGAATCCTGTTGTGTTTCCGGGTCGTGCGGCAGGAAAAGACTTGTTGCCGGGCGGTCAGTTGATGCTGACGACGGATGTCGAGAACTTTCCAGGCTTCCCGAAAGGGGTGATGGGGCCGGAGATGATGCAGCAGTTTTTCGATCAGGCAATGCGTTTCGGCACACGGGTCGTGACGGACAAGGGGATCAAGGATGAGTCGGGGATTGAGATGGGTTTGTATACGCCGTTCCAAAATGTTGCGGAGGTTGATCTGTCAAAAAGGCCGTTCGTGGTCAAAGGCGATGGCGGGGTGACGATCAAGGCTGAAGCTGTGATTATTGCGACGGGCGCGAAAGCGAACTGGTTGGGCTTGGATAACGAATTGCGGTTAGCACAGACTGGCGGCGGTGTGTCGGCATGTGCGGTATGCGACGGGGCATTGCCGATGTTTAGAGATAAGGAATTAGCGGTTGTCGGTGGCGGGGATTCGGCAGTCGAAGAAGCCTCATATCTCACGAAATTTGCATCGAAAGTTTACATGGTTGTGAGGCGTGACGAATTACGCGCCTCAAAAATCATGGCAGACAGAGCAAAGAACAACCCGAAGATCGAGATCCTATGGAACACACGGGTCGTGGATGTTCATGGTGACGAAAAGATCACAGGGGTGAAGCTCGAAAGCACAAAAACAGGCGAGCAACGCGAACTTGATCTGACCGGTCTATTCATGGCTATTGGCCACACGCCGATCACTGATTTCTTAGATGGCCAACTGGAAACGGATGAGACCGGATTCCTTAAGCTGACTGATCCGTACCGTTCTTACACATCGATTGAAGGTGTATTTGCTGCAGGCGATGTGGCAGATCACGTCTACAAACAGGCGATCACGGCTGCTGGAATGGGGTGCAAGGCTGCAATTGACGCAGAACGTTGGCTGGCAGAACAAGGGATTGCATAAAATCTCGTTTAAATGAAATTTCATGAAGTGCTGCAGCGTAATTTGCAGCACTTTTTTTATGGTGCTTATGTTGGAAAATCGCAATGAATTATCATTGCTTTTGAAAGACAAAACTGAGAAAATATTAGCTACTACTTATACACACTAACGCCAGAAGTTTCGGTCAGCGTGGGGACTCCGGAGCTCGATCATGTCGACGACCAGTAATCAAGAATTGTCATTGAAATTAACCCGTTCGATCAATGCATCCGCGGATGAGTTGTTTGATGCTTGGCTCAATGCGGACACATTGGCGCATTGGTTTAAACCTGAGCCAGGATTGGTATGTGATGATTGCCAAATCAATCCGACGGAGATGGGGATTTTCAGAATTATTTTGCTGAATGAGGAAACACATGACCACTATATTGTCATGGGTCATTTCATTGAGTTGGACGAGCCTAACACACTGTCGTTTACATGGTCTTGGGAGCTGCCGCAGAATGGGGTACGGGATACGATCTGTACCGCTATTTTTGATAATCCAACACCGGATGTGAATCACACTGAATTGACGTTTATCCACTCGGGCTTTCCAGATCAGGAATCACTTGAGGATCATGTCGCAGGCTGGAATGCTTGCCTTGACGAGCTTGTAAAACATTTCGCGTAGCTTTTTACTGAACACTAATACTTGGTTAGGCTTTTGGGAAACCATTTTGATCCAATGGTTCAGGCTATCTTTCAGCCTCATTCAATAAGAATACACGCTCAAGAACACGCGATATGTAGATGCGGGATTATTCGCCCTGATGCTTATCAAAGTTAATTTTAAAACAATCGCTTGTTAGGTATTGAACTACTGAACAATGCGGTTTATGATGCTGCACGTACCCCGAACATTAACCTTACATATTGCTGCAATAAAAAGCACGGCTAAGGGATTATGTATTCGGTGAGTACGTCTGTGTTTCATTAATTGAAATGTTTTTATACATCTACGAGAAGTAGTGAGCTATCACTGCGCTAGGAAAGACTATGCCAGCAACATCAACATTGGATTTAGGGAATCAACTTGCAGATCTTTGCAAAGAGGGACGACATTTAGAAGCGGTCGACACGCTGTATGACGAAAATATCGTTTCAATTGAACCATGCAGCAGCCCCGATATGCCAGCAAGGATGGAAGGCATCCAGGCGGTACGCGGTAAGAATGAATGGTGGTTGAATGCGTTCGAGATGAAGGATCAACACGTTTACGGGCCGTATCCACATGGCGAACGTTTTGCACTAGCATTTTGCATGGATGTCGTGAATAAAGAAACGAAGGAAGAAATGCATATGGAAGAAGTTGCTTTGTACACCGTCAAAGACAACAAGATTGTGCAGGAAGAATTTTTCCATGTCGTGCCTGGCACTGATCAATAAAGCCATCATCGCTGCAAACAAAGGGCTTGGCGTTGAAAAATGCCAAGCCCTTCTTCTATTTGATAAATCAAAAAGTGTGAGACTATCTGGATCAAATAGTCTCACACTTGCATACAACGAGGCATAAGCAGTTATGTGTCGTTATAAGTTTATGCAGCGTCTTTGACTTTGAATTGTGCGACGAGCTGCTTGAGTGATTCGGCTTTTTCTGACAAACCGGCGGCGGCGACGCTGGCTTGTTGAGTGCCTTCACGGGACTGGTGCGTCACGGCGGCGATCGACTGAATGTTGCGTGAGATCTGCTCGGAAGCGGCGGACTGCTGCTCGGCAGCGGCGGCGATGGACTGCACCATCTCAGCGACGTTCTCTGCGCCATCCACAATATTGTTTAGCGACTCACCGGCACGACGCGCGGAATCGACACCCTTGCCGACGATCTCGGTGCCGCTGCTCATTTTTTCGACAGCCTGATGCGTGCCGGCCTGGATACCGGAGATGAGTTCGCTGACACCGTCGGTGGCTTTGGTGGTGCGGTCGGCGAGCTTACGGACTTCATCGGCGACAACCGCGAAGCCTCGGCCATGCTCACCGGCACGGGCGGCCTCGATGGCGGCATTGAGGGCAAGGAGGTTGGTCTGATCGGCGATGTCATTGATGACTTCGATGATCTCGCCGATGCGTTCACCTTGCTTGCCTAACTCACCAATAGATAGGCTGGAATCGCTGACGACGGTTTCGATCTCATTCATGCCGGACATGGTTTGCTGGACGATGTCGCCGCCGTCGAGAGCAACCTGCTTGGCATCCCCTGCACTTGAGTTGGCGTCGTGGCTTTTTTGTGCGACTTCATTGATGGAAGCGCTCATTTCCTCGACAGCGGTAGAGATTTCCTGGACCTGGCCGGACTGCTCTTCCATGCCGGCGGCGATCTCCTCGCTGGACGCGGCGATTTGGGTCGATGCGCTGGCGACGTCGAGCGTGAGACGCATGACGTCGGAGATAGTATCGTGAACTTTTTCGACAAAGACGTTGAAAGCTTGGGCGAGGTTGCCGAGCTCGTCTTTGGAGTTGATGGTCAATCTAACGGTTAGATCGCCTTCGCCTTGAGAGATATCGTTGAGGCTATCGACAACGTTTTGGATGGGCTTGCTGATTTTGCCAGCGGCGTACCACATGAGGAAGCCTGCGATGGTGAGGCAGACGATGCCGAGTGCGATGATTTGGTAGAGGGCGGCTTTGGCGGGGGCCATGATGACCGAGCCGGGGATACGCATGGCGCTGACGAGGTACTGGCCGGTGCTGCCGAGCTCGAACGGGTAGTAGAGAACGAGATCGCCGGAAGAGGTCCAGATGTACATGGATTCACCGGTAAGCACTCTGTCTCGCAGGTTTTTAAATGCTTCGCTGTATTCGCCAAGATCTTTCCCAACGCGTGCTGCATCACCGGTATACCCAATGATCATGCCTTCGGGACTGAGAATAACGAGTTTCGCAAGACCATCAAAAGCTTCGCAGTTGTCAGCAACTTTCTGCATTTCGTCCATGGAAATGTCGAGGCCGCCAACACCGATCACGTTGTCGTCATGAAAAACAGGAAGAGCAATACTTGAAACCAAGCGTTTCACACCGTCACCATAATCCCAAAAATATGGCTCGGAAAAAGTTGTTTTCTTTTGTTGAAATGGAATATTGTACCAAGCATCCGAATCGCCAACCGTATTGTTACCGCGAACTGTCGATTCGATTTGGCCACCGATATTTCGAACAGTGACTGCAAAAAGTTTGTTCGCATCAATTTCTTTGCCATCTTTTGGCTCGAAGCCGCTGATATCCATCGAAGAAGTGTCGACCCAGAACCATGTACTAAATGCAGACGGATTGACCAATGCAACACGGTTAGTCGTTGAGAGAGCATTCTGATAGAGGATGGGTTGTTTTTTGGATTGATCAGAAACGGCTGCGATAAAAGTTTCCGCCGATTTCACCATCGCATCCATATCCCCCTTCATATCATTTGCAGCCTCAGCCGCAACCTTCATAGCCTCCTGAACACCTCGCTCCTCGGTCTCAGTCCAGATCTGATAACCAGAAAAACCAAAGCCGCAAATCATTGCGATCATCATGGTCAGGCCACACCAGACCACAACCTTCATACGAACGGATAAATTCCTCATTCCATGCCTCCACGCAGAATGAACCTAAAGACGAATACAACCCACTACAACACTGCAGGGGTTATTCCTTATATTCCGGTATTCGTATATCGATGGGTTCCACTTAAAAGACAATGGCAGAAAACATGAATAAATGAGAAAGCAATTCCAATTTTACGGCATCTTATAGCATATCTGGCACATTATCGTGCTGTTGCCCGATAATAACTCGCTACAACTTGATCAACTGTATCAATTTCCGACTCGTCTGCGAGCAGCGCATCAATCCGCTCCATTGCTGATATCCGGTTTTCACCAAGCTCCACCAATACGTCAAGTGCATCTCGTACCAATGTCCCCCGACCGCTTGTTTTCTCTTGTTCAGGATGAGCATCTGTACTCACTAATTCCCCGGTATCGACCACCGCCATTTCGTTGGCCGCACTAACCGCACCAATTTCCTCACGGGCGGGTGTGATATAACTCTCAACTTTATCTTTCAAAGTGACCACAATCGTTTCAGCTGTACGTTTGCCAATTTCTGGAAGACTTTGAAGCGTCGCAAGATCCCGATCCAAGATTGCACCCGCAATCTGATGGCTCGCCAATGCCATGGCACGAAGCGCCTTGCGGTTGCCAATCCCCTTAACGGATGTAAACAGCTCATAAAAAGCTTTGTCCTGGCGTGTCAGGAAGCCTGCCAACCGCGGCACAAAGCTAGTACCTTGCCCCACACCTTCGAGATAATGCATCGTATACAGCTTCACCTCACGTCCGATCATCCCACCCAATCGATTCACAACAAACGTTGGCAAGAGAACTTCATAAACAAAACCACCCTGAATCTCCAGCAATGCGGAGCCAGTATCGATACCGATCAATTTACCTTTAATTTGCGCTATCATCGTTACAAATCATACCTCACGACGACCTCTTCGCACACCCTTCGCTGCTTGTCCCCAGTTGATCGCAAGTTTTAGCCGATGATTTATCATGTGGGCCGAGTTTATTGACTTCGAACTCGGATGGGTCCCTTTATCTGCGAAGCGAGCGATATCTTGCGTTTTTTTGCTCTGATCACATCGGTCGCAGTAATCGTAACAGCCCTGCTAATCTGGGGATTGCTACGGATCGATTACCAAACACAACTCACCACTACTTATGAACCCACACGCGCAACTATTATCGAGACGCACGTCCATAAAACATGGTTTGGCTTCTACAGACCCGTCATCACCTATCGATATCAGATCGGCGGCCAGATCTATGCATCAACGAAATACGCGCCACTAAATCAATTCGGCTCACAGCCCTGGGCGTCAAAAGTCGCCGAACAATACCAACCTCAACAAGTCACAACAGCATACGTTTCCACACAAAATCTAATGATGGCATTCCTTACCCCTCACACCACTTTCACACCTTACATTGCAACCATTTTTTCAATGCTACTAATTTTCATGACCTGCTTTTTGATCAGAAACGCAGGCATTTTTTCTAGTAAGCCTCACACACCACATCATCCAAACCGTTATCATTGGTATCAATTAACTACAGAGCACATCCCATCTTTCTATGCCTTCGGCATGATCTTTATCTCTCTGCTCTGGTCAATTCTGATACTCCTGCCATTCATTCATTTTCTTCTTTTCGCTTACTACGATCACGAACACACCAGACTCATCATACCAACACTCATCACAATCATTGCCGTTATGCTGACACTCATTCCAGCTACGATGGGATTTTCAGCATTACATACCGCCAAGCCAATCAAGACCATACGCGCTCTAACCACTCAGCCACAAATATTCCTCGACGCACCACTCGCCATCCGTACTGATCTTCTGTTTGCCAAAGCATGTGAAATCCAATCAATCAAAATCAACCTGACTTGCAAACAACTCACAGGCATTACATCGCGTACTTGTTTTTCAATGACACACACCATCCAGCAACATCAGCACATCCTGCCGGGCCAGACTATCACCGGCTCACATCGCTTTAGCGTCCCTCCATCCAAACAAAGGCCATCCTCTCATTTCACACGTTTCGACTATCCACGCATCGCATGGGCTGTTGAAATACACACAACATTCATCAACAATCGTACACTCACATGGTGTTTTCCTATTGCTGCTGAACGCACGACCTCCGAAAGATAAACACGACCTCAAAAGTCGCGACTATTATTGAACTTGACAAATTTCATTAGCCCGCTAATTATATAGATATGTTTCTACTCCAAGATCTTCCAGATGAGCAAGTCATCACACATGCCCAAGCCATCCACGGACAATTCAACCGTCAAGGCCTACTTCTCTTCCTGCAAATACTCAAAACAGGCTCAGACCTACTCAACAATCTCGATCAATTCTTATCTAAATACAACCTCAAACATGGCCGCTGGATCACGCTCGTCTTATTGCAACGTGAACCCTCGCAAACATCCTCACCTTCTGAACTCGCAAAGAAGCAGGGAATCACACGCGCAACCATGACCAATCTTCTCAATAGTCTCGAAAATGATCTGTACATCGAACGAATTGAACACCCGACAGATGCACGCGCAACAAACGTTAAACTCACACGAAAAGGCCGAAACCTTTTAAAAAACATCATGCCACGTTACTACCAAGCAATCAATCAACTCACCGCCGAATGCTCCACCAAACAACTCAAAGATACTCAAAAAATGCTCAATCTGATTTCCGGTAAAAGCGAAGAGATTTTCAGTCAATAGCAACATACTATTTACCCAACACATAGCGCAAAACGAAAGCACATTTACACTGATATGCATGAAACACAATGCTTTAATTAGCCTGCTAATCACTTGCAAGCCAAACGCCCCAACAGGATAACCACAATGAGAAAACATATACTCGGCAACAGCAACTTAGAAGCTTCCATCCTTGGTTTTGGATGCATGGGCCTCTCCGAATTCTACGGCCCGCCAACCGAAGAAGCCGAATCACTCAACATACTCAATCACGCCTACCATAACGGAATCAACTTTTTCGACACCGCAGATATTTATGGCTGCGGACATAATGAACAACTACTATCAAAGTTCATCCGCGATAAACGCAGCAAGATCATACTCGCCACCAAATGCGCTATCGTTCGCAAACCTGGCGAATACGCAAGAAAAATTGACAACTCACCTCAATACATTCACAACGCTTGCGACGCATCACTGAAACGCCTTCAGACTGATTACATCGACCTGTATTACATCCACAGATTCAGCGGCGAAACACCTATCGAAGACGTCATGCACGCACTCGCGAAACTCAAAACGCAAGGCAAAATCAGACAGATTGGCCTTTCCGAAGTATCCGCAAATACACTACGAAAAGCCTGTAAAATCACACCAGTAGCCGCCTTGCAAACCGAATACTCTATCTCAACACGTGATGTCGAAGCCGATATCCTTCCTACTTGCCATGATGTTGGCACGGGTTTTGTCAGCTACTCACCACTTGGTCGCGGCTTGCTCACCGGCCAGATTAAATCCTTAAACGACCTCGCCGATGATGATTTCAGACGCATCTCCCCACGATTTAACGAAGAAAATTTCAACAACAATCTCAAACGTTTAAGCCTTCTGAACGATCTCGCTCAATCAAAAAACTGCACGCCAGGTCAAATCGCAATCGCATGGCTACTTCATCGCCCTGTACCCATATTTCCCATTCCCGGAACCAAACGAATCAAATACTTAGATCAGAATATCCAAGCCGCAAACATCGAGCTGACTCGCGATGAAATCAGCTTAATCGACAACAGCTTTCCTCCAGGATTCTTTGGTGGCCAACGCTACCCCGAAGCTGGTATGACTGGTATCAACACATAAAAAACACTAAAAAAGCGGCGAATTAAATCGCCGCTTTTTTTAAGATCATATCAATGCCCTGTATGCCCAAACCCACCAACACCCCTTGCCGTTGTAGGTAATTCATCCACCTCCAGCCACTCAACAATCGGCACACGCTTTACAATCATCTGGGCGACACGCATCCCATTCTCGATTATAAAATCTTCTTTCCCATGATTAATCAGCGCTACCTTCACTTCTCCACGATAATCCGCATCAATCGTTCCTGGCCCGTTCGGCACACCAATCCCATGCTTAACCGCCAATCCACTCCGAGGCCGGATCTGGGCCTCCCAACCAATCGGCAGCGCCATCGCAAAACCTGTTGGCACAAGCTCAAT contains these protein-coding regions:
- a CDS encoding sugar nucleotidyltransferase translates to MTTNPTNLTGIILAGGRGTRLQPLTNNLNKHLIPIADLPMILYPIHSLTTLGIRDLIIVTNSEYVPAFQSALAHIPDQFNLNSFRIIPQPEPRGVADALMQAEPHINTPTCVMLGDQLLGSTLHTAHQAFLGNPDQSLILLKQVSDPARYGIATLNTNHQLVDITEKPTQPQSDLAIAGIYFYPPTIFPLCRTLKPSSRGELEISDLNATLLKQGKIHHTSLQGWWADVGTFDSLDYARQMVARHGFNND
- a CDS encoding glycosyltransferase family 4 protein, whose translation is MLQKAKQKSWDALETLALIGTYTPRRCGIATFTNDLTEALSSAAPEINTTAVAMNDRAEGYRYNKRVWFEVNQSRLVEYRLAADFLNMSSVDVVCLQHEFGIFGGHDGSYILEMLRRLRMPVVTTLHTVLKEPTDGQLRVMRQLNELCDQFVVMAHRAESFLCDIYEIPRDKITIIPHGIPEVPFVDPAYFKDLFGVEGKKVILTFGLLGPSKGLENMIEAMPAIVAKHPDAVYIVLGATHPGVIAHQGEEYRLGLQKRAKELGVAENIIWVNRYVDLDELLEFLGSADVYVTPYLNEAQITSGTLCYALGSGKPVVSTPYWHAEELLADGRGKLVPFGDTKQLANGINELFDHEAERHAIRKKAYQHTRPMVWENVASEYLNLFQRVRTHRNRAPKPNFTARPSIMSSMKTPELTEIKLDQLINLTDGTGILQAAQATVPDRHAGYTTDDNARALIVTLIAQDHLPTLTGSPGRRYATPGPTDSKTLPTGYLDDMSTRYLSFLGHAFNTETARFRHRMNYERQWMDDVGSEESHGRSIWALGETVARSPSRGQMTFAANLFQQALDSCTQLQTPHGIAFSLIGIHAYLRRFSGDSHARRVRENLAHKLFHSFNTHGDHDWPWLSDQMTYANAQVPHALLLSGRWMFNNEMIQKALHVLEWLYHVELGEDEHFAPIGSDGWLKRGQNKARFNQLPLEASGMIAATLEAYRVTNDKKWVERSYRCLNWFLGENDLRQPLYDPSTGGCAEVLLPHGVSENQSAEATTCWLFGLLSLYDHIQSEDAASHTITAAEPGGAMTGDRHEAALSRYKTEQKQS
- a CDS encoding NAD(P)/FAD-dependent oxidoreductase, which translates into the protein MSEENNEIVEKVVIIGSGPAGWTAAIYAARANLNPVVFPGRAAGKDLLPGGQLMLTTDVENFPGFPKGVMGPEMMQQFFDQAMRFGTRVVTDKGIKDESGIEMGLYTPFQNVAEVDLSKRPFVVKGDGGVTIKAEAVIIATGAKANWLGLDNELRLAQTGGGVSACAVCDGALPMFRDKELAVVGGGDSAVEEASYLTKFASKVYMVVRRDELRASKIMADRAKNNPKIEILWNTRVVDVHGDEKITGVKLESTKTGEQRELDLTGLFMAIGHTPITDFLDGQLETDETGFLKLTDPYRSYTSIEGVFAAGDVADHVYKQAITAAGMGCKAAIDAERWLAEQGIA
- a CDS encoding SRPBCC family protein, translating into MSTTSNQELSLKLTRSINASADELFDAWLNADTLAHWFKPEPGLVCDDCQINPTEMGIFRIILLNEETHDHYIVMGHFIELDEPNTLSFTWSWELPQNGVRDTICTAIFDNPTPDVNHTELTFIHSGFPDQESLEDHVAGWNACLDELVKHFA
- a CDS encoding nuclear transport factor 2 family protein, whose protein sequence is MPATSTLDLGNQLADLCKEGRHLEAVDTLYDENIVSIEPCSSPDMPARMEGIQAVRGKNEWWLNAFEMKDQHVYGPYPHGERFALAFCMDVVNKETKEEMHMEEVALYTVKDNKIVQEEFFHVVPGTDQ
- a CDS encoding methyl-accepting chemotaxis protein, producing MRNLSVRMKVVVWCGLTMMIAMICGFGFSGYQIWTETEERGVQEAMKVAAEAANDMKGDMDAMVKSAETFIAAVSDQSKKQPILYQNALSTTNRVALVNPSAFSTWFWVDTSSMDISGFEPKDGKEIDANKLFAVTVRNIGGQIESTVRGNNTVGDSDAWYNIPFQQKKTTFSEPYFWDYGDGVKRLVSSIALPVFHDDNVIGVGGLDISMDEMQKVADNCEAFDGLAKLVILSPEGMIIGYTGDAARVGKDLGEYSEAFKNLRDRVLTGESMYIWTSSGDLVLYYPFELGSTGQYLVSAMRIPGSVIMAPAKAALYQIIALGIVCLTIAGFLMWYAAGKISKPIQNVVDSLNDISQGEGDLTVRLTINSKDELGNLAQAFNVFVEKVHDTISDVMRLTLDVASASTQIAASSEEIAAGMEEQSGQVQEISTAVEEMSASINEVAQKSHDANSSAGDAKQVALDGGDIVQQTMSGMNEIETVVSDSSLSIGELGKQGERIGEIIEVINDIADQTNLLALNAAIEAARAGEHGRGFAVVADEVRKLADRTTKATDGVSELISGIQAGTHQAVEKMSSGTEIVGKGVDSARRAGESLNNIVDGAENVAEMVQSIAAAAEQQSAASEQISRNIQSIAAVTHQSREGTQQASVAAAGLSEKAESLKQLVAQFKVKDAA
- the ruvA gene encoding Holliday junction branch migration protein RuvA, which gives rise to MIAQIKGKLIGIDTGSALLEIQGGFVYEVLLPTFVVNRLGGMIGREVKLYTMHYLEGVGQGTSFVPRLAGFLTRQDKAFYELFTSVKGIGNRKALRAMALASHQIAGAILDRDLATLQSLPEIGKRTAETIVVTLKDKVESYITPAREEIGAVSAANEMAVVDTGELVSTDAHPEQEKTSGRGTLVRDALDVLVELGENRISAMERIDALLADESEIDTVDQVVASYYRATAR